The DNA region GAGTGAtcactttattagtatgtaatatccttctttgtctcttctcactaattttaattGGCTGTCTTTTTTATTTGATATTAGGATTaaaactctggcctgcttatgagggatgtttgcttgatagattttattccagcctttcattttcaGAATGTGTTTTGGTGGGCAAAgtgtgtctcttgaagacagtAGAAAGATGGAGCTTGCCTTTTTATCCAACTAGTCAGTTTATGCCGTTTAATTCGAGACtgaagtccattaatattgagagttgcAATTGAGAGATGTTTGGTAGTTACTGCCATGTAATCCACTTTCTTAGGGGCTGTGATTCATCTACTGTTACTATAATTGTCTGCTTCTCTGTCTAGGGGACATTTCTTTGCATATATAGTGtccttgttgttttttaaatgtgtgcAATGCCTTTATGTATCTTTTTGTAATGCTGTTCTGGTGGATatatattgtttctatttttctttgctgtggaagGTTTATATTTGTCCCTTGATTATGAAGGAGGtgttagctgggtacagtattcttggttgatagttttccTTTAGAGAGTGGCATTCTTCTTTCCAGACTTTCTGCTTTCTGTTCTCTACTGAGAAATCTGCATTTAttctggttgttttttatttatagtGATTGATCTATTCTCCTTGACACGTTCAAGGagcctttccttggtctctattggtCCTGTGTGGATTACAATTTGGCTGGATGTTGTGTACAGGTCTGGTGTGTTTAGAGTTCTAAAGTCTTCTTGTGTCTGAATGGGTCTATCCTTTTGGACGTTCGGGAACATCTGCTAGGGttctgttaaatatatttcctatCACTTTAGCTTCTGTCTGTAGACCCTCCTGAATGCACATAAGCATTAAATTAGGccttctgattttgttttgcaGCTCTTGAATGGATCTTATTGTTACTTGTATGTATTTTGAATAATACTTCTTTCTCTATAAAGTTTAGACCATCTTCATTGCAAACAATCTTCATTGCAAACACTCTTCTGCATTGTCTAATCGTCTGTCAagactttttagtttgttttttttttatttctgtgccttctAATTGGGTATATTTGATGCCTTCAATTACTTCTTTGAAGCTTTGTTTTAGATTTTATATGGGCTTATTTACTTCCTTGATTTGGTTTGCAGTGttctctctcaaatcttttaggtgACTGCTTATATGTTTGTGGGTGTCCCTTTCCTTCTGTTGGTATTCATTCAGCTCTCTGTTTATGAATGCCATAAATTCTTCTATGAATCTTTGGTTAGCCTCATCACACTCACACATAGCCATGGGAAAGCTTTCAGACTTGTCCTTCAGCACTTACAAGGTACTTCTGGGTTgaggtttccctcactgggattGAAACCCTTTTCAGGAGGCAACTTTTGTTGTCCTGTCATACCACAAgactatcacttttttttttctataactgTGTGTTCAAATGACTTCATTGATGTCCTCAAGTGAAAGCCAATGTGTTGCTGGCTGAGCGTGATTCTACCCATCCCACACTACCTGTATGCTGGGTAATCCCTGCAAACCCAGACTGTGAAGTTCCCAGCTCTGTGGTCAATGCTATCACAGAGCAGGTGGGGCTAAGAGGACTAAGAGGAAAGAAACCCCTATACATGACCCTGTATCTGTGTGAGAGAGGTGAGGGGGCATTTTTCTACTGACAGAATCTGAATGTTTTCCTAAGAGCACACCCCATTTATTGAACTGGATTTCTATTCTTCTACATGGTGCATCTTGTGATTTTTGGTGCAGGCTGGGAAGGAACTTCTCACTGTGAAAGCAGATGTACAAGGCTATTCCCTATGAGCATAAACCCCTAGCCCTTAATGGATTCCAGTGCTCACTGACTAGAAGATGCTCCTGTCTGGTTGGGAAGTCTTGCTTTATTGTATGTGAAATTGCTTCTTATCCCTTCTGCTTCTGCAGGTAAACAGGCAGACAGTTTGCAGACTTTTTTCTTCTCATCCACAAGGCAGGTGAGTTCTGTAGCAGAGGAAAAGAACCGTTGTTATAACAGTTACACTAGAAATTCCACCTAGGGAGTCATGCTTCTTTCTTGGGGGTTGGTGGTGATAGTGAAAAGATTTGGGTGAGCTTAGAAGCTGAGTGGTGGGAAGTAGTCAAATTTCTGGTCATGTATTGAAGTAGAAGACATGGAAGTGGGTAAGCCTAAGAGGGGCAGTGGAGATATGTGAGGATCCACTTACTTGTGCCATAAAAAGAGTACTCATGCATTGTCTTGCTGGCCTGGATTAGATATGGTTCATTCTACCAAAAGAAACAATGGTTTTCCCCTCAATTATGGAGGGTAAAAGTCAGAAGGTAAGCTCTTGGTGAGGACCACTCCTATATGATAGAAAGACTCTGCCCTGTCGCTATTTCCATGTCTGCTGATTGGCTGGCAGACATTGGCACTTCTTGATCTGTGAAGAGTTGCTTTCATCTAGTTCTGCATTCACCTTCTCATGGTTGTTAGCTTGTGTGCATGAGTATGTCTAAGTTACAACTTTTTATTAGGATGTCATCCATGTTGGGTGTGGGCCATCCTAATGACTTTGCTGTCATGTTATTGCATTAGAAACACCCTATATCTCCATATCCGGTCTCACTGTGAGGTACGAGAGGTGCACACTTGGACAGGAATTGTATAGTGACATGTTGTAATGCCTTAGCCCAATTCACAGACCAAGAGTAAGGAACAGAGTCAGTTCCAACGGTGGAATGAAGGTGTGTGTGGGGCAGCAGGGTTGTGTTGCAGTAGGAAGGAGATGAAATGGTCAGATCAGGAGTGACCCCAGGGACTCACATTAGAAGTGTTGAGTTGGTCCCGGTTCAATCAGGAGGCCTTGGGAGGTTTTAGCAGAGGAGTGACAGGACCTGCCTCTCCTAGCCCCATAGGCATTCTGACTGCCTCGTGACTGTTACATTGCAGCACACAAGCTCCTAGTTGAGGAGCACAGGCAGATCGAGGGGGGACTGGTGCTGCTGCATCAGGGAGGAAGTGGCAGGACATGGGGCTGCAATGCTGCTTGTGGACACACTGGAAGTTTTGGGGACCATGCTGGGTGACAGCTCATGGTTAGGAGAAAGAGAAGTGAGAGAGCTGGCGGAGTTATGGCACAAGCCCGGAGGCAGGGAGTCACCCTACAAGGACAGTTGTTGGGGGGCATGTAGTTGAGGTGTTGACCCTTGGAGCCCTATGTCTGTGACAGCACTGGGTCCATGTGGGATCACAGATGGTCCAAGTCCTGAGGTCTGGCTCGATGCAAAGGATGTGCGCTTGGAAGCTCTGTGGTAGGAACCAAGCAGATCTGGGCCTGAAGCGTTTGGGTGGCAGGAGCAGGGGCTGAGAGTACGGGTGGGGATGGTATAGGACAGGCAGGCAAAGAAGCAGAGGTGAGACTGTCACTCTATTAAATGCAGCTGCTTGGCTGCCATGTGCCAGCTATGAAGGGGAGCTTCCTGCATTGTGCTTCTAGATTCAGTGACTTCCCTGGCATCACTGTCTGCGCACTGTCCTTCCTGTGGCTTTCTCTACCTGTCTCCTCCTGTTCCATGAGCTCCGCAGGATGGACCCAAATTGTCACAGGCCCCTGTGTTTCTCCTGTGGATGGTAACTcaacttttcttctcttctcttcccatatCTATCCTTCCTTGGTCCCTTCCACTTACTCTTTTTTGGGAGAGGCGAATgctggtccttgagcttgaaatcagggcttgtgGGCTGTCCTTGAagattttcctcaaggctagcctttTTTCTACCACTGGTGGCACTGTTGAGTCTGCCTCTGAAGTTAGGCGCTAACAGTTTTCAGCTAGAaagcccttctttccttctcttaggTAGTCTTGTATTAGGCAACCTTTCTAAACTTTTTGTGGCCTTACTATGCTAGTGAGTTTATTAGTAACACAGTGAAATATATGAGTGAGAGAAATTCTTTATAAAGAGAGTTTCTTTAGCTCATGTCTGGACATGTCCGTCCCAGATCAGGCAGTCCCATGTCTTTGGGCCTCTGGCGAGGGCACATCCTGCTTGAAGAATGTGATGGAGAAATCTACTTGCAGCAGCAGCCAGGAAGAAGAGACCTGATTGGCTGGGGTCTCACGGTTCTCCTCTGGGGCATGTCCCTGGGGCCCGGAGACCTCACTGAACAAGGCCTCACCTTCTAGTGTGAGCACTGTGGAGAGGGAGCCCTTGACACATAGGCCTTTGGGCAACATTCACCATGCAAAGCATAGCCCAAGCTTGTGAGCTGCTGCTGACTCATACACAGGTATGGCCCTCGGGACAAGCCATGAGGGTAGTGTAGAAAGGGACCCGGGAACCCACAGCTCTGGCCTTCAGTGCTGAGCTGGTGTTTACTGATTTGACTTATGCACACTGATGTCCTGTGGCCTCACAGACCCTTAGCTCACATTCTCCTCAGTTTCAAGAGTGGCCTAGTGTCCACAAGGAATAGCGTTCTAACACATCAGCCTTCTTCTAGCTGCTTCTATGTTCATCAGTGCTTCTAGGTGTCTAGTCAAGAAAAGCCATGTGGGAAAGCCAGACTCCTTTCTTTCCAGGGTCCTGCATTTCGTCTCTTGCACTTTGACCATCCCTTGTTCAGTGTCTGTGAGACATTGGCACTGTCAGCCCCTTGGAGAACAAGGACTGCTCCTCTCCATAGTCAGCAAAAGCCCTCGGGGCTTGGGGGGCAACTGCTTTGCAGCACTACCTGTTGAGAAAAGCCAGCACAGTCATAGTCCCTGGGGGTGGAAGTGCAGCTGTCAGGATCTTCAGAGGCTGAAGAACAGGAGACACAGGCATCGGGGAAGTCTGATTAGTTACCAGACCactatcctttgtctttctctctccggcattaaaataccatttttattcttaaataagTAGCTTTCTCCTTTTGAtaccttctttgtttttctcccagctgcCTGGTGCCTGAGGGAGCATGGGCTAGCCACTGTGCTGTTGGGGTCTTGCCACCCATCCCCTGCCAACCTGAGCCACCCCCGGTTGCTGTCCCCACGCATCCGCATCCTGTGGCCATACCAGCTCCCAGCATGACGTGCGAGATCGCAGCTGCAGTTGCCTTCATCTCCAAGTTCCTCCGCACCAATGGGCTCACAAGCGAAGAGCAGCTGCAAACCTTTAGCCAGACCCTGCAGGAGCTGTTGGCAGAACATTATAAACACCACTGGTTTCCAGACGTGCCATACAAGGGATCAGGTTACCGTTGTATTCGCATCAATCATAAAATGGATCCTTTAATTGGACAGGCTGCCCAGAGCATTGGAATGAGCAGTCAGGAGCTGTTTAGGCTTCTTCCAAGTGAACTCACACTCTGGGTTGACCCTTATGAAGTGTCCTACAGAATTGGAGAAGATGGCTCCATCTGTGTGCTGTATGAGGCCGCACCCGCAGGAGAGGGCGCTCAGAACAGCTCTGACATGCAAACGGGAGACAGCAGAAGCAGCTGTAAGGAGGAACTACTTCTGCGGAGAACCAGCCCTTCTAAACCGTGCAATATGATGACTGTACCTACATAAGATACAGTCTATGGTTGGGTTATGTTACACTGAATGGGAATTTAAAGTTTTATTATGAGTGGGCTCCATTCAGGGGCTAGATTATGGGTTTATACTATTATTTAAGTATTAAGATCTTGTGCTACATAGAATGTTAAACAATGCTTTGATGTAACAGTACCGTAGTTTGGACAGTACCTTTCAATGATTTAAATGTACCATAAACTTTACTACAAAACTTTTAAGCAGCActatattatgtataaatatatataaaaccacCTAGTAAATATGACCTGGGGAAAATGGTCAGACTTTCTATTATAGTTTTGACTTTAAAAGTATCAACTGACCAAAATGTGCCTTGACAACAAGGCTTTTAGAATCAtcgttaaaatatttaaaatgacacGGTCTCAACTGTGGTATTAGCACCAGCCAGCACTGAACATTTGCTAGCTTATAATTTTCTAAGACTGAGTAAACATGTTACATTTAGAAACTGGAAATCTGGTTCGCAACTATTGTTGTACTTACTTGAGAAAAAGTGTTTTATCCAGAAAAGAGCATTTATTTTGAGAATTTGTTAATCATCGTTTATTCGGTAAATTATGAACTGCTGTAAATTTGTACATCTCATGTGTATTGATGTTGCAAACTTGTACAGATTTCTATATTTTGGATgaaaaagctctttgctctctatAATAAATTGTTTCATATCTTGGCATTTCAAAAGTGAATCAGCATAGTGACGAGCGCCCAGCAGCATCCATCTGACGTGAGGACCAGTGAGCCTGGGGAACAGCAGTGCTGTCCTGACTGGCTACTTTCTCCattgttgggggtttttagcctcctgtgcTTTccttcctgcaggagagatgggaaaacacgccccacctggacgggccaagaagaggaaagggctcacgaactgccaccccagccccgcttTCATCGgaggacacagagacagtcgggagccagtcagtgctaagacttgtttaatggcggcaatgagctgttcttttataGCGGTGGTagggtggcggaaggggaggggttcGTGCACCTACATACGGGCTGTGAATGGACGCTTGGGCTGTCCGTctgggtggagctccgagggacctccctaaggggcagcctacgTGTACATCACcacccccaggaccgcctctgggttcatcaccagcGGCCATCTTCGCTCACACGTGGTCCCAGGCTAGGAAAAGAGGCCGGGCAAGCTAGAACAGCCtggtaatgatgcaaggcatccggccGCTGTGCCCCACACTCCATCACAAGCTCTTACATCTAGGTAGCACAAAGAGAGGACAAAATAGAGCTACTATCCTTGTAGCTCAAAGCAGAAGGGACTTTCTGCAGTTTCTCCATTGTAGTTTGACATGCTGTGCTGTTAAGTTTAGAGCAATGAGGCCCAAACAATGTCCTGAGAACCTTGTTTGCCAAGGTCTACAGGAGCAAATGTGTATTACTAAGCAGCACCTCAAAGCTTGGCTGAAGACCTTGCCCCTCTCTGTCCCTTACGGTACATAGGTGGACTTGGATGCCCAAATTTCCCCCTGACTTTCTCCTACAATGTTTGAGCTGTCTCTTTTAGGGCAGTTACTGTGAGGAACTGGGTTGAAATGAATCTCAACAGTCCTCATGAAAACTCTCCCTTTTCTGGCTCTGAGCCAAAGATGGCCTGTGTGTAGTGGCCCCTAGGTGGCAGTCACAACCCCCTAGATGGCAGTAAGGCTCCCTTGTGGCTGGGATTTGGAATACTGCAGTTGTGTGGCTGGCGCATCTGAGTTTTCCTGAAGCCTCACTAGTTTTTGGCTGtttagctttcttttctcttctcttctttgttacTTTTTAATCCTAACACAGACCTGCTGGCCCAAAAGCCTAGGGGCCAAACTCAGATTGTCATACACCCAACAACTTCACACAGCTAAAGCAGCAGTTAGCTTCAGAGGCCGCCTGGGTCGCATAGCCTGGGGTCAAGGTAGGTGAGATGGATCAGCGTGCTCATGAGAGTCACAGGCCACTTCTGTGTCTGGCTGGGGAACAGCATCACCTGGAAGCCAAAGCTCCCTCTCAGGTCCTCGTATGTCCTGGCCActaccctcttttcctcctctccacaTGGTGGCTCTTGGCCTTTGAAACTCTACAGGGTGTCCCAGAATTATAGCTGCCCCTGTTCCAGTGCTGATGCTCCTATGTTTGTTCTTAACTAGCCCTGGTTTCCTGTGTGCCTTCTCTAGCTTGTGATTCAGACCATTCCTGCACTGGTGTATCTGACCTTCAAGGTTGATGATGATCTGATCCtttgtgtagttcttaaatggcCGTTGCACTCTGAGATGGACAAGGCTGAAAGGATTTAGGAGTGTACAGCAGGCCAGCCTCTTCTGTTGGAGGGTTGCTGACCGGCTCTTGTCCCACTCTTAGCCATAGTGCTGTTGAAGAATACTAACAGACTTGTCTGCACTCTAAGCAGAATCCTGAAATGCCAATTGTGGGATTTTTCCCACTTGGCATCTGAACAGAGAAGAAGACTCACGCAGGCTCTAGGACACTCATCATTGGGTCCGAGGCTATGAGTACATGCACATGCTTTGGACCATCTGCCTCTCTTACAGGTGCCAACAACAAAAGGCTGGTCATCTGCTGAGAATAGCTGAATTTCTTTGAGCCTTCCCTGGACTTTAGTTTTCTGACGCAGAAGGAATATACACTGCATTTGTGTGAATTGTCAAAATCTTCATGTGTGGGAGGACATAGTACAAAGGCTCGACTTCCACAACGCCCTGTTTGTGATAGGTGAATTTGCACTCCTCCCTGGCCTGTCCAGCTGCTGTTTACCTTGTGTCCAGGTGCTGCCCTCATAGCAGTTTGTGCATAGGCAGTGAAACTCTCCCTTCTCCCGGCCCACACCAGACAATGAAGCACTTGTGCCCAGAGAGGTGCTGACCTTTGTAACACTGCTTCCTGCATGCATGAGCATCTGAAAAGGGCTGTGCATACCCATTTTGGATTGTGAATGTGTACCATTCTACCACTGACTTCTTTCTCAATGCGAAGCATCTTTCTAGCCTCATTGTATGATACCATATATCTGAAATTGGATGCAGTAATAATGTCCTAATGAAAGTAGCTACACATTGTTCCCCAGTGTTAAAGTGAAACAGTAGTAATATATAAACCATTACttgtcaggtgtt from Perognathus longimembris pacificus isolate PPM17 chromosome 28, ASM2315922v1, whole genome shotgun sequence includes:
- the LOC125343999 gene encoding protein BTG1-like, which encodes MTCEIAAAVAFISKFLRTNGLTSEEQLQTFSQTLQELLAEHYKHHWFPDVPYKGSGYRCIRINHKMDPLIGQAAQSIGMSSQELFRLLPSELTLWVDPYEVSYRIGEDGSICVLYEAAPAGEGAQNSSDMQTGDSRSSCKEELLLRRTSPSKPCNMMTVPT